The Streptomyces sp. NBC_00435 nucleotide sequence TGCGCGTGGTCGGCAAGGCCTCGCAGGACCCGGGCCGGGTGCGCGATGCGGCGGAACAGGCCCTCGCCCTGCTCGACTGAGCTGCCCGACTGAACACCGTGCTCGACCGGCACCTCCCTTCGGGGAGCTTGCTCCATGGCCTCATTCTGGAACGTACGATCAAATATCAGGGGGAGTAATGACCGTCACGCAGACTGCCGACACCACGGCGACGCCCACCACGTCCGACACCAGGCCGGCCGGTCCGGCCCCCGGTCCCGCCTTCGCGCTGCTCGGCACCGTGCAGATGACACTGATCTTCGCGCTCACCTCGCTGATCGTGCCGCTGCCCACGATCGGCCGCGAATTCTCGCTGGCCCGCGACGACTTGATGCTCCTCAGCGCCGCCTACGGGCTGACCTTCGCCGGCCTCCTGCTCTTCGGAGGCCGCCTCACCGACCGCTTCGGCGGGCGCCGGGTGCTCACCGCCGGACTGCTCCTCTTCACCGTCGCGTCGCTCGCGGCGCCGCTCGCCCAGGGCCCCGGAATCCTGCTCACCGCCCGCTTCGCCCAGGGGGTGGGCGCCGCGCTCACGGCGCCAGCCGCGATGGCCGTACTGCGGGCGGTCTTCCCCGAACCCGCCGCGTTCGGAAGGGCGATGGCCACCTGGGGCGGCCTGTCGGTCCTCGGCGCGACCGCCGGCAACCTGCTCTCCGGGGTCATCTCGGCCCTCACCACCTGGCGCCTCTCCTTCGCCGTCCCGGTAGCGGTGGCCGTCGCCGCACTGATCCTCGCGCCCCGACTGCTGCCCACCACCCCGGCGGGCGAGGGCCGCTCCCTGGACCTGCCGGGCGCCCTGCTGGCCACCGCCGGTATCAGCCTGGCCAGTTACGGCCTCGTGCTCACCGACGTCCAGTCCTGGGGTTCGACGA carries:
- a CDS encoding MFS transporter, which produces MTVTQTADTTATPTTSDTRPAGPAPGPAFALLGTVQMTLIFALTSLIVPLPTIGREFSLARDDLMLLSAAYGLTFAGLLLFGGRLTDRFGGRRVLTAGLLLFTVASLAAPLAQGPGILLTARFAQGVGAALTAPAAMAVLRAVFPEPAAFGRAMATWGGLSVLGATAGNLLSGVISALTTWRLSFAVPVAVAVAALILAPRLLPTTPAGEGRSLDLPGALLATAGISLASYGLVLTDVQSWGSTSVLVPLLTAAALLLAFPMVERRVRDPLLPLGFLRDGRRVLALSAIGLTAAGTATVFVLLSLHLQQDLGWSPLRTSAAFVPFAVTLLVAGRVAGPLVARYGAPRLTTAGLVTAAAGLGLLALTGLADQIPYAYGLLPGLLLLPAGTAAAFAGAAVLATNGVAPHQAGLAGGVMNTAMELGPTVVFAAVLSLGSDTISLAATAVAFAAVAFLNTRVK